From the Candidatus Eisenbacteria bacterium genome, one window contains:
- a CDS encoding aryl-sulfate sulfotransferase, which yields MNMDVRALPCWHALAVACVVLCSAPSPTAADPVPPDFPRIQTTLPGIPAPGRIFLGSFSQSDPSAASYLMILENDGTPVFHRRLPSRGFDFKLQPDGRLTYFDPTFDGFYALDSTYTVVDSFQCGNGLTTDFHDLLVLPNGHALLMSYETRIMDMTAYDPKGWPNAEVVGLVIQEIDRAKNVVFEWKSWDHFDVTDATGISLGNRRVDYVHGNSLDLDRDGNLLLSSRSLNEVTKISRATGEVLWRLGGKRNQFQFKEGATPFYRQHSARSVGDGRLLLYDNGNFHSPPYSRAVEYEIDEVEMGVKEVWEYRHEPDVFGAFSGSVQRLPNGNTLVGWGSTTPTLTEVDPKGDVVYELTFDPGIFSYRAFRFDWPPMEFAHATLIPSMINTSIVTGRITGVLEPVGFDASAIDVSTVRLAGVVPAEVKGATLGDANGNGKQDLTVSFAREPLLPALTPATAQLEIAGSLTSGTRFHGFAPVRVISPTRATRPDPELQVISAPGVLPVTLALEAGAPGRARAVAVYDVSGRLVRRWIPDARGGTERFTWDGRRADGTPAASGIYFARVEGSNAPGAAGRIVITR from the coding sequence ATGAACATGGACGTTCGTGCCCTGCCTTGCTGGCACGCGCTCGCCGTGGCGTGCGTCGTGCTCTGCTCCGCCCCGTCGCCGACGGCGGCGGACCCCGTCCCGCCTGACTTCCCCCGGATCCAGACGACGCTCCCCGGCATACCCGCACCCGGGCGCATCTTCCTGGGCAGCTTCAGCCAGAGCGATCCCTCGGCAGCGTCCTATCTCATGATCCTCGAGAACGACGGCACTCCCGTGTTCCACCGGCGGCTTCCGTCGAGGGGCTTCGACTTCAAGCTCCAGCCCGATGGAAGGCTCACGTACTTCGATCCGACGTTCGACGGCTTCTACGCCCTGGACTCCACGTACACCGTCGTGGACTCGTTCCAGTGCGGGAACGGGCTCACGACCGACTTCCACGACCTCCTCGTGCTGCCGAACGGACACGCGCTCCTCATGTCCTACGAGACGAGGATCATGGACATGACCGCCTACGATCCGAAGGGATGGCCCAACGCAGAGGTCGTGGGGCTCGTGATCCAGGAAATCGACCGCGCGAAGAACGTGGTCTTCGAGTGGAAATCCTGGGACCACTTCGACGTGACGGACGCGACCGGGATCTCCCTCGGCAACCGCCGCGTGGACTACGTGCACGGGAACTCGCTCGATCTCGACCGGGACGGGAACCTCCTTCTCTCCTCCCGGAGCCTGAACGAGGTGACCAAGATCAGCCGCGCCACGGGCGAGGTGCTCTGGCGGCTCGGAGGGAAGCGGAACCAGTTCCAGTTCAAGGAGGGAGCGACCCCGTTCTACCGGCAGCACTCCGCGCGGTCGGTGGGTGACGGACGCCTCCTCCTCTACGACAACGGGAACTTCCATTCACCGCCCTACTCGCGCGCGGTGGAGTACGAGATCGACGAGGTCGAGATGGGCGTGAAGGAGGTGTGGGAGTACCGCCACGAGCCGGACGTGTTCGGCGCGTTCTCCGGCTCCGTCCAGCGGCTCCCGAACGGAAACACCCTGGTCGGCTGGGGATCGACGACGCCCACGCTCACCGAGGTCGATCCCAAGGGAGACGTCGTGTACGAGCTCACGTTCGACCCGGGGATCTTCTCCTATCGGGCGTTCCGGTTCGACTGGCCCCCGATGGAGTTCGCGCACGCGACGCTGATCCCTTCGATGATCAACACATCGATCGTCACCGGACGGATCACGGGCGTCCTGGAGCCGGTCGGCTTCGACGCGAGCGCGATCGACGTGAGCACGGTGCGGCTCGCGGGGGTCGTGCCCGCGGAGGTCAAGGGGGCCACCCTCGGGGACGCGAACGGGAACGGGAAGCAGGACCTCACGGTTTCCTTCGCCCGCGAGCCGCTCCTGCCGGCGCTCACGCCGGCGACGGCGCAGCTCGAGATCGCGGGATCGTTGACGAGCGGAACGCGTTTCCACGGGTTCGCGCCCGTGCGCGTGATATCGCCGACCCGGGCGACACGCCCCGATCCCGAGCTCCAGGTGATCTCGGCGCCGGGGGTCCTGCCGGTCACGCTGGCCCTCGAGGCGGGGGCTCCCGGGCGCGCTCGCGCGGTCGCGGTGTACGACGTGAGCGGACGGCTCGTGCGGCGGTGGATTCCGGACGCGCGCGGCGGAACGGAGCGGTTCACGTGGGATGGACGGCGCGCGGACGGCACGCCCGCCGCATCGGGAATCTACTTCGCGCGCGTGGAGGGATCGAACGCGCCCGGCGCCGCCGGACGCATCGTGATCACGCGCTGA
- a CDS encoding tetratricopeptide repeat protein yields MAFRRILFVFVLPLAVLTVAFTFAVSRMNRNLPDARDTVRGEETEAGDVAYEALQYVEAERSYRHALLLSRGEGDDPMETVLSLRNLANAVAAQGKHAEAERLLLEAVSLGERARGAESVEVLSVLGDLHAVYVLADLDSLEAACEARMDAITHQVEPIFRRAVEIQQSRNPPNQVMLAEKMVELADLHGTRGRWDLAELGYVRALEIQERLLGKDDPVAVETLSRLGEACWGLRKFTRATEIARVVLSHHERASGTGSPYTLGPIDRLATLELERGNFSAAESLHARALAIRERVLGPHHPELAFTLRNLVTCEERAGKIDRAIETQRRAMAIDERVFGPGHRKMGIHLLRLAELEARAGSLSEARSTCKKALVILTQTLGPGHEATVECRFTLEELMSPGGLPPRRGPGSGPGPDPIVEPEPEEPGRAA; encoded by the coding sequence ATGGCGTTTCGCCGGATCCTGTTCGTCTTCGTGCTGCCGCTCGCGGTTCTGACCGTGGCGTTCACCTTCGCCGTCTCGCGCATGAACCGGAACCTGCCCGACGCTCGCGACACCGTCCGAGGGGAGGAGACGGAAGCCGGAGACGTCGCGTACGAGGCCCTCCAGTACGTGGAAGCCGAGCGCTCGTACCGTCACGCGCTCCTCCTGAGCCGGGGGGAGGGTGACGATCCGATGGAGACCGTGCTCTCGCTGCGGAACCTCGCGAACGCCGTGGCGGCGCAGGGGAAGCACGCGGAGGCGGAGCGGCTCCTGCTCGAGGCGGTGTCGCTCGGCGAGCGCGCGCGCGGCGCGGAGAGCGTGGAGGTGCTGAGCGTGCTCGGCGACCTCCACGCCGTCTACGTCCTCGCCGACCTGGACTCGCTCGAGGCGGCGTGCGAGGCCCGAATGGACGCCATCACGCACCAGGTCGAGCCGATCTTCCGCCGCGCGGTCGAGATCCAGCAGTCGCGGAACCCGCCGAACCAGGTGATGCTCGCCGAGAAGATGGTCGAGCTCGCGGATCTCCATGGGACGCGCGGCCGGTGGGATCTGGCCGAGCTCGGGTACGTGAGGGCGCTCGAGATCCAGGAGAGGCTCCTCGGCAAGGACGACCCGGTTGCCGTGGAAACCCTCTCGCGGCTCGGCGAAGCGTGCTGGGGGCTTCGAAAGTTCACGCGCGCCACCGAGATCGCGCGCGTGGTGCTGTCGCATCACGAGCGCGCGTCCGGGACCGGGTCGCCGTACACGCTCGGCCCCATCGACCGGCTCGCGACGCTCGAGCTGGAGCGAGGGAACTTCTCCGCCGCGGAGTCGCTGCACGCGCGCGCGCTCGCCATCCGGGAGCGCGTCCTCGGTCCGCACCATCCCGAGCTCGCCTTCACGCTCCGGAACCTCGTCACGTGCGAGGAGCGCGCCGGGAAGATCGATCGGGCGATCGAGACGCAGCGCCGCGCCATGGCGATCGACGAGCGCGTGTTCGGCCCGGGACACCGGAAGATGGGGATCCACCTGCTCCGTCTCGCGGAGCTCGAGGCGCGGGCGGGAAGTCTGAGCGAGGCGAGGTCCACCTGCAAGAAGGCGCTCGTCATCCTCACCCAGACGCTGGGCCCGGGGCACGAGGCGACGGTCGAGTGCCGCTTCACGCTCGAGGAGCTGATGAGTCCGGGCGGGTTGCCACCCCGGCGTGGCCCGGGCTCGGGGCCGGGCCCCGATCCCATCGTCGAGCCCGAGCCCGAAGAGCCGGGCCGGGCCGCCTGA
- the pyrE gene encoding orotate phosphoribosyltransferase — protein sequence MSFDKERLIRILIDTKAFQYSPTPIFTLASGAKSDVYVDCRVALSYPEARQAVGELMLERITRGGAAREDAVGGLLIGAFPIAIAVSDAAYRKDGSLVRVFVVRKEPKQHGLKKLVEGAVEKGDRALIVDDVVTSGGSTIDAIRRSREFGLEVTRAIAIIDREEQDGRAKIEAEGVSFEALCTLRDLRRAAEARTANA from the coding sequence ATGAGCTTCGACAAGGAACGGCTGATCCGGATCCTGATCGATACGAAGGCCTTCCAGTACAGCCCGACGCCCATCTTCACGCTCGCGTCGGGGGCGAAGAGCGACGTCTACGTCGACTGCAGGGTCGCGCTTTCCTATCCCGAAGCGCGGCAAGCGGTCGGGGAGCTCATGCTCGAGCGGATCACGAGAGGCGGCGCGGCGCGCGAGGACGCGGTCGGAGGGCTGCTGATCGGAGCCTTCCCGATCGCGATCGCCGTCTCGGACGCGGCGTACCGGAAGGATGGAAGCCTCGTCCGCGTCTTCGTGGTGCGAAAGGAGCCCAAGCAGCACGGCCTGAAGAAGCTCGTCGAAGGCGCCGTGGAGAAGGGGGATCGCGCGCTCATCGTGGACGACGTCGTGACGAGCGGCGGATCCACGATCGACGCCATCCGGCGTTCGCGCGAGTTCGGGCTCGAGGTCACCCGCGCCATCGCGATCATCGATCGGGAGGAGCAGGATGGCCGCGCGAAGATCGAGGCGGAAGGGGTGTCGTTCGAGGCCCTCTGCACGCTGCGGGACCTGAGACGCGCCGCGGAGGCCCGGACAGCCAACGCTTGA